GGACAGAGCTGTGAGGGGCAGGGCACAACTTCGCGGATGGCGGCAACAGGAAGTGCCGCGCACAGCCCGGCAAGCCGGATCAGGCCGTACAGGGTGTCGTGTGTGCCCGGTTGCAGCACGGCAGTCACCGAATTCAGGCCGCGATGCTGGTGGTGGCGGACAGCTGCGAGATCTGGCCGACGACATTTTCGGTCAACTGCGCCTGATTGGCGGCAAGGCGCGTGATCGCCTCGATCGCCGAATTGGTCTGCTGCACGCTGGCCACGATGTCGGAAAAGGCATTGCGGGCCATGCGCGAACGATCGGTGCCTTCACCCACCTGCGCGTTGGACTGATCGATCAGGCGCGCAATGTCACGCGCGGCGGTGGAGCTGCGCTCTGCCAGCTTGCGCACTTCGCCCGCCACCACAGAGAAGCCCACGCCGTGTTCGCCGGCGCGGGCGGCCTCGATTTCGGCATTGAAAGCCAGCAGGTTGGTCTGCCCCGCAATCTCGCTGATTATCCGCACGATTTCGGAAATAGAACTGGCGGACTTCTGGATCAATTCGATGGACTCGATAGCCGAGCCGAGCGTGGCCTCGCCCTCTTCGGCATTGACGCGGGTTTGCAGCGAAAGCGAAAGTGCCTGTTCGGTCGAACCGGTGATTTCCGCAATCGATTTGCAAAGCTGCGTCGAAAGCAGGTTCATTTCGTGCGCGCGTTCCGTGATGGCCGTTTCCATCTGCACTTGTTCGGTCACGTCGAAAGCGTACTTCACGATGCGCACGGGATTTCCCGTCAGATCGAAGATCGGGTTGTAGGTCGCCTGAATCCAGATATCGCGATCATATTTGCCTACGCGATGGAAGCGGCCCGAATGAAACTGGCCTGCATTGAGCTTCATCCAGAAATCGCGATATTCAGCACTCCGGATATAGTCGGGCGAGCAGAACATCGAATGGTGCTGACCGACGATCTCGCGCAGCGAATAGCCGATGGTGCGCAGGAAATTGTCGTTTGCGCTTATGACTTTGCCATCAAGATCGAATTCGATGGTGGCAAGGCTGCGGCCGATGGCATCGACTTTGGCCGAGAACTCGTTGCTGCGCAGTTTCTCCTCGGTGACGTCTGAGGCGAACTTGACGACCTTGACCGGCTTGCCGCTGGTATCGAAGATCGGGTTGTAGGATGCTTGAATCCAGACCTCGCGGCCATCCTTGCGCCGGCGCTTGTATTCACCGGTTTCAAATTCGCCTCGACCCAGCTTGTCCCAGAAGGCGCGATAGTCTTCGCCTTGGATAGCAGAGACATCGCAGAATATGCGGTGGTGGCGACCGCGAATTTCCTCAATGTGGTAGCCCATCAGGGTCAGGAAATTGGCGTTGGCATCCAGAACATTGCCGTCAAGGTCAAACTCGATGACGGCCTGCGCGCGCTCGATGGCGCGCACCTTGCCTTCGGATTCGGCATCGCGGCGGCGCTGGTCGGTGATGTCGTGCGCGAACTGCACAATGCGTCGGGGTTTTCCGGTCAGGTCCAGAATTGCGGCATAGGAGGCGTGAATCCACACGTCGGCGCCCGAAATGCTGCGGCGTTTGAATACCCCGGAAATGGCCTCACCCTTGATCAGGCGGTCCCAGAATTTTGCATATTCCTCAGTCTTTACAAAGGCCGGGTCGCACAAGTCGCGGTGGGTGAAGTTGCTCTCCTGCCCCGGTTCGAACCCCTTCATCGTGCGGAAGAGTTCGTTGGCGGATGTGATCTTGCCGGACAGGTCGAATTCGACCATCGCCTGCGCGTTTTCGATTGCCGCCA
The nucleotide sequence above comes from Novosphingobium sp. SL115. Encoded proteins:
- a CDS encoding methyl-accepting chemotaxis protein, with amino-acid sequence MKIDKVDVAAAIAGDTGDRQTLLAIDHAFAMIEFDTGGTILRANTRFLDLMGYTAEELIGQHHSQLCEKQFASSAAYRTLWENLAKGEEQQGEFCRRRKDGSQVWLQASYNPVKDDSGATLRILKIAMDVTQQRLEALAAAGKLAAIENAQAMVEFDLSGKITSANELFRTMKGFEPGQESNFTHRDLCDPAFVKTEEYAKFWDRLIKGEAISGVFKRRSISGADVWIHASYAAILDLTGKPRRIVQFAHDITDQRRRDAESEGKVRAIERAQAVIEFDLDGNVLDANANFLTLMGYHIEEIRGRHHRIFCDVSAIQGEDYRAFWDKLGRGEFETGEYKRRRKDGREVWIQASYNPIFDTSGKPVKVVKFASDVTEEKLRSNEFSAKVDAIGRSLATIEFDLDGKVISANDNFLRTIGYSLREIVGQHHSMFCSPDYIRSAEYRDFWMKLNAGQFHSGRFHRVGKYDRDIWIQATYNPIFDLTGNPVRIVKYAFDVTEQVQMETAITERAHEMNLLSTQLCKSIAEITGSTEQALSLSLQTRVNAEEGEATLGSAIESIELIQKSASSISEIVRIISEIAGQTNLLAFNAEIEAARAGEHGVGFSVVAGEVRKLAERSSTAARDIARLIDQSNAQVGEGTDRSRMARNAFSDIVASVQQTNSAIEAITRLAANQAQLTENVVGQISQLSATTSIAA